From Plasmodium chabaudi chabaudi strain AS genome assembly, chromosome: 12, the proteins below share one genomic window:
- a CDS encoding ubiquitin regulatory protein, putative (pfam_scan;Pfam:PF08059.9; E()=1.4E-20;score=73.5;query 58-132;description=SEP;~pfam_scan;Pfam:PF00789.16; E()=8.9E-10;score=38.5;query 168-229;description=UBX;~iprscan;InterPro:IPR012989 : SEP;Prosite:PS51399; score=27.61;query 53-117;description=SEP domain;~iprscan;InterPro:IPR012989 : SEP;Pfam:PF08059; score=1.2E-20;query 58-132;description=SEP domain;~iprscan;InterPro:IPR012989 : SEP;SMART:SM00553; score=1.3E-6;query 51-145;description=SEP domain;~iprscan;InterPro:IPR036241 : NSFL1 cofactor p47, SEP domain superfamily;Superfamily:SSF102848; score=1.7E-22;query 52-141;description=NSFL1 cofactor p47, SEP domain superfamily;~iprscan;InterPro:IPR029071 : Ubiquitin-related domain;Superfamily:SSF54236; score=7.14E-23;query 128-232;description=Ubiquitin-like domain superfamily;~iprscan;InterPro:IPR001012 : UBX;Pfam:PF00789; score=9.2E-10;query 168-229;description=UBX domain;~iprscan;InterPro:IPR001012 : UBX;Prosite:PS50033; score=13.496;query 165-231;description=UBX domain;~iprscan;InterPro:IPR001012 : UBX;SMART:SM00166; score=8.7E-5;query 162-238;description=UBX domain): MPNIRSLNDLRKDEKRNKEHVSHYTGGQKSGLEVENSDSDDMAQSYYTSKLPENCRRITLYKNGFTVDDGEFRDFEDEDNKKFMQNIEAGILPKELQGNDKSIMNVAIKDKSTQIYTKNKSQGEKTLYKGQGVKLGSSNSNLNEEEINKIIASNPTDIKEIKIDDKNPITTIQIRLYNGKKIIQKFNYNHTVEDLFQFVYSHTPIDFSLFFDFPLKKIERNNKTLQEENLLGVIITQKL; encoded by the exons ATGCCAAATATAAG atcACTGAATGACTTACGAAAAGATGAGAAGAGGAACAAAGAGCATGTATCCCATTACACAGGAGGACAAAAAAGTGGATTAGAAGTTGAGAATTCTGATTCGGATGATATGGCTCAAAGTTATTATACATCAAAACTACCCGAAAATTGTAGACGTAtaacattatataaaaatggatttACAGTTGATGATGGTGAATTTCGTGATTTCGAAGATGAggacaataaaaaatttatgcaAAATATTGAAGCAGGTATATTACCAAAAGAATTACAAGGAAATGATAAAAGTATTATGAATGTTGCTATTAAAGATAAAAGTActcaaatatatacaaaaaataaatcacaaggagaaaaaacattatataAAGGTCAAGGAGTTAAGTTAGGGTCAAGCAAttcaaatttaaatgaagaagaaataaataaaataatagcatCCAACCCTACTGatattaaagaaataaaaattgatgataaaaatccTATAACAACAATACAAATCAGATTAtataatggaaaaaaaattattcaaaagtttaattataatcatACTGTAGAAGACTTATttcaatttgtttattcCCATACACCAATTGActtttcacttttttttgatttccctcttaaaaaaattgaaagaaataataaaacactACAAGAGGAAAACCTTTTGGGAGTTATTATAAcacaaaaattatga
- a CDS encoding plasmepsin X, putative (term=annotation;date=20171030;qualifier=removed_product=pepsinogen, putative;qualifier=added_product=plasmepsin x, putative;qualifier=added_gene_name=pmx;qualifier=added_literature=pmid:29074774;qualifier=added_GO:0044311;qualifier=added_GO:0030260;qualifier=added_GO:0035891;curatorName=ucb@sanger.ac.uk;~;query 513-513;GPI_cleavage_site_score=0.22799999;~pfam_scan;Pfam:PF00026.19; E()=3.7E-62;score=210.5;query 225-535;description=Asp;~iprscan;InterPro:IPR021109 : Aspartic peptidase domain;Superfamily:SSF50630; score=2.6E-80;query 208-536;description=Aspartic peptidase domain superfamily;~iprscan;InterPro:IPR001461 : Peptidase A1;PRINTS:PR00792; score=4.8E-13;query 383-396;description=Aspartic peptidase A1 family;~iprscan;InterPro:IPR001461 : Peptidase A1;PRINTS:PR00792; score=4.8E-13;query 517-532;description=Aspartic peptidase A1 family;~iprscan;InterPro:IPR001461 : Peptidase A1;PRINTS:PR00792; score=4.8E-13;query 432-443;description=Aspartic peptidase A1 family;~iprscan;InterPro:IPR001461 : Peptidase A1;PRINTS:PR00792; score=4.8E-13;query 232-252;description=Aspartic peptidase A1 family;~iprscan;InterPro:IPR033121 : Peptidase family A1 domain;Pfam:PF00026; score=1.8E-62;query 225-535;description=Peptidase family A1 domain;~iprscan;InterPro:IPR033121 : Peptidase family A1 domain;Prosite:PS51767; score=45.603;query 226-545;description=Peptidase family A1 domain;~iprscan;InterPro:IPR001969 : Peptidase aspartic, active site;Prosite:PS00141; score=1.0;query 432-443;description=Aspartic peptidase, active site), with amino-acid sequence MKSVKIVPIFYLVAFFFHNYNEVTCGKVYTTGDNFMPCSECKDINKCGGCLFEHNESLPSAIELKLTKKNDNSIHDNLKIHHDSLKLGNVKYYVNRGEGVSGSLGHASGNDIRNMAEIHNEIKNRTEKKEKNKSSLSFIDRNNPEEGKGGNNLSKIQKHEQDEDKVNTQEKFEKVKSQTDKDASSSSGSAIDDNANKPGPSKGVTIEETSDNVFLVPLQHLRDSQFVGKLLVGTPPQEIHPIFDTGSTNLWVVTTECKEESCRKVHQYNPNKSKTFRRSFVNQNLHIVFGSGSISGTLGKDNFILGNHTIRNQIFGLVKSESSDNLNTSDNVFEYINFEGIVGLGFPGMLTAGNIPFFDNLLKQHENITPQFSFYISPNDESSTFIVGGINKSYYEGDIFMLPVIKEYYWEVKLDAIYIGDEKICCDEESYAIFDSGTSYNTIPSIQTDNFFKLIPSKPCNEENYNDILKDYPTIKYVFGKLVIELLPSEYMIVNDDLCAPAYMQIDVPSENNNAYLLGTIAFMRHYFTIFVRGQEGRPSMVGVAKAKRN; translated from the coding sequence ATGAAGAGTGTGAAAATAGTGcccatattttatttggtggcattttttttccacaATTATAATGAGGTAACATGTGGTAAAGTATACACAACTGGAGATAATTTTATGCCTTGTTCAGAATGTaaggatataaataaatgtggTGGTTGTTTGTTTGAGCATAATGAGTCTTTACCTAGTGCAATAGAATTAAAattgacaaaaaaaaatgataacaGTATTcatgataatttaaaaattcaccatgattcattaaaattaggaaatgtaaaatattatgtaaaCAGAGGAGAAGGTGTTTCAGGAAGTTTAGGGCATGCTTCAGGAAATGACATAAGAAATATGGCTGAAATtcataatgaaataaaaaatagaacagaaaaaaaggaaaaaaataaatcatctTTAAGTTTTATTGATCGTAATAATCCAGAAGAAGGAAAAGGAGGTAATAATTTGTCAAAAATCCAAAAACATGAACAAGATGAAGATAAGGTAAATACACAAGAAAAGTTTGAGAAAGTAAAAAGTCAAACTGATAAAGATGCCAGTTCTTCTTCTGGTAGTGCTATAGATGATAATGCAAATAAACCGGGACCTTCTAAAGGCGTAACTATTGAAGAGACAAGTGATAATGTGTTTTTAGTTCCTTTACAACATTTAAGAGATAGTCAGTTTGTGGGTAAATTATTAGTAGGTACACCTCCACAAGAAATTCATCCAATTTTCGATACGGGTAGTACAAACTTATGGGTTGTTACAACGGAATGTAAAGAAGAATCATGTAGAAAGGTACATCAATATAATCCGAATAAATCGAAAACATTTAGAAGATCTTTTGTAAATCAGAATTTACATATTGTTTTTGGATCAGGATCTATATCGGGTACATTAGGTAAagacaattttatattaggTAACCATACAATACGCAATCAGATATTTGGATTAGTTAAAAGTGAATCTAgtgataatttaaatacttCGGATAAtgtttttgaatatataaattttgaagGTATAGTAGGATTAGGTTTTCCTGGTATGTTAACTGCAGGaaatattccattttttgacaacttattaaaacaacatgaaaatataacacctcaattttctttttatatatctcCAAATGATGAATCATCTACATTTATAGTTGGTGGTATAAACAAATCATATTACGAAGgggatatatttatgttaccTGTTATTAAAGAATATTATTGGGAAGTTAAATTAgatgctatatatataggagATGAGAAAATATGTTGTGATGAAGAAAGTTATGCAATATTTGATTCTGGAACATCTTATAATACAATACCTAGTATTCAAAcagataatttttttaagttaatTCCATCAAAACCATgtaatgaagaaaattataatgatatattaaaagattaTCCaactataaaatatgtttttggAAAATTAGTAATTGAGTTGTTACCTAGTGAATATATGATTGTAAATGATGATTTATGTGCTCCAGCTTATATGCAAATAGATGTACCAtcggaaaataataatgcttATCTTCTTGGTACCATAGCCTTTATGCGACATTActttacaatttttgtaAGAGGGCAAGAAGGAAGACCATCTATGGTTGGTGTGGCAAAAGCTAAGCGAAATTAA
- a CDS encoding AP-3 complex subunit delta, putative (term=annotation;date=20131111;qualifier=removed_product=conserved Plasmodium protein, unknown function;qualifier=added_product=ap-3 complex subunit delta, putative;curatorName=ucb@sanger.ac.uk;~;query 705-870; ~;query 682-704; ~;query 871-893; ~;query 1-681; ~;query 894-1373; ~;query 1341-1341;GPI_cleavage_site_score=1.1019999;~tmhmm; query 1-1374; ~iprscan;InterPro:IPR016024 : Armadillo-type fold;Superfamily:SSF48371; score=5.35E-17;query 4-675;description=Armadillo-type fold) yields MNNSFIDLIKDIKRDDSLKNVERNYQICINHLKDLEKKKQNDKIFPFNNVIKEKSYILLRLLYLQMFGKKIDKEHNFSVIEILTCNKYILKRRAFLFLNNVNDNEDVIFLLINLYKKELHKENISNTPLGTKTRVLNSLTNISTSIIKDNLTMLANTYSNYGNNVTHSNTGPRNSPSNVASGSNFVAKENGASHFQFSNNIEKYYKIINTTLILNSISNICTDIMSNNLYNDIFMLLNSSFMYVRKKSIISFYRLVICNLDILHIFFDFIKKNFILLYNNECPSYDTLHNEEPGYVLKNNTSLCCLIINILAEIFCTLEKQQEKKNAHKNASSSINADTEINYQTDKKEKKYSSEFIQNNEHTHNDKSQQNSPMYLKKYLSFIPFIYNILNDRLHLIDNWRLIKIIKFINKLTKYENRIYKKFLSIIIHIFYTNKAQSVVYECFEFILFNYKNTYDLDINLEKYISVNEKNLNKQENNAKMSQNILNRQEDNEGRHKQITGLNKSENLNKESGSVQNGSDTLLCYCFSHLLKYLYSDDKNIVYVCTKLYRSIFEVPDLYNLFVKYNSIQEFSRHIFNNFEHKDITLRNNLLYILYFLINKNNFENIIYNILAYIYKNNDQEYLDEYINVILNYGENNLKNLNNINLYIFILFYILCLKNHGTNIKILDQIRKINVHLSTTHISTNFLSSLFIITYGNFLISAILIRKEIEDSSLSIDSIENSAKHNLSIPLVNEKAVKETSSENKLDSYNKEIHEDSPNLSNNTIHNFNNSVTVEKGTLTNGSIYNLNETIENEVDYFFNNHNESLEKYDLFEYIISILKMEDKISYSKENTSRYTDINNMNIKCFEYLINFISIYIEETYKEIKEFKSDIFLNIFFFSLYLFFIKFSTSSILWNVTKIFIFFSQYENYSNLSFLYLSKIERYIDYLIFKQNDIQNLDRSLILKHVLALVNSKQTTDTSIFYNYFNTKIEVENIETSFNYSIPFKYNDSFFLQTNKQNPDQPSNLQAVDKSHKTSKPPTTDNELDALIDKAKKCSTILRESNLLFLVHINNHFKLYYHITQDNILHIYIDCFKETNINNFVLSLSANVIEYKTNSNEGGKFKLVQNQESYFYKFNQNYLDEKVQDIDHTQSEDNPNQSIDRNKKITKNEIKIADNITDNLTMSIKFSTQLTYIKLMLNYSCNMENYEIPNITLPYFPMAPLVLSVDEFKKVDKKKGKFRNMIHEISLEIEKDVREVVFNYFVFLSEHINMFFFNIKNAYLNLKKNNDISDLRIILCTKRVDNQDGLILLINIHHTKIEYAKDGNSKREDKLDDTTKREDQLDQSKTHLIPYQIDVQINLLNSSQEEDDLFIDYLNYYLAALFSKKINIDNLIS; encoded by the exons ATGAACAACTCATTCATTGACTTAATCAAAGACATAAAAAGAGATGACAGCTTAAAAAATGTGGAAAgaaattatcaaatatgtataaaccATTTAAAggatttagaaaaaaaaaaacaaaatgataaaatatttccatttaataatgtaattaaagaaaagtcctatattttattaagatTGTTATACCTTCAAATGTTTGGGAAAAAAATCGATAAAGAACATAACTTTTCAGTAATAGAAATATTAACAtgcaataaatatatattaaaaagacgagcctttttatttcttaacaatgtaaatgataatgaagatgttatattcttattaatcaatttatataaaaaagaattacataaagaaaatatatcgaACACACCATTGGGAACAAAAACAAGAGTTTTAAACTCGTTAACAAATATAAGTACATCCATAATTAAAGATAATCTTACTATGCTAGCAAATACTTACAGCAATTATGGAAACAATGTGACACATTCAAATACAGGACCTCGAAATTCTCCATCCAATGTAGCATCAGGTTCAAATTTTGTGGCAAAAGAAAATGGAGCATCTCATTTTCAAtttagtaataatatagaaaaatattataaaattattaacactacattaattttaaatagtaTAAGTAATATTTGCACCGACATAATGAGCAATAActtatataatgatatatttatgttattaaatagttcatttatgtatgtaaggaaaaaaagtataataaGTTTTTATAGACTTGTTATTTGTAATCTagatattttacatatcttttttgattttataaaaaagaattttattttattatataataatgaatgcCCATCCTATGATACTTTACATAATGAAGAGCCAGGTTATGTtctgaaaaataatacatccTTATGTTGcctaattattaatattcttGCTGAAATCTTTTGTACATTAGAAAAACAacaagagaaaaaaaatgcacacAAAAATGCTAGTAGTAGCATAAATGCCGACAcagaaataaattatcaaactgataaaaaagaaaaaaaatatagttcagaatttatacaaaataatgaacaCACACATAATGATAAAAGCCAACAAAATAGTCCtatgtatttaaaaaaatatctttCCTTTATTCCgtttatttataacattttaaatgatCGTCTACATTTAATAGACAATTGGagattaataaaaattataaaatttataaataaattaacaaaatatgaaaatagaatatataaaaaatttctttccataattattcatatattttatacaaataaagcACAAAGTGTTGTTTATGAATGCTTTgagtttattttatttaattataaaaatacttaCGATTTGGATATTAATTtagagaaatatatttcagtaaatgaaaaaaaccTGAACAAGcaagaaaataatgcaaaaaTGAGTCAAAATATTCTGAACAGACAGGAAGATAATGAAGGACGCCATAAACAAATAACAGGCTTAAATAAAAGCgaaaatttgaataaagAAAGTGGGAGTGTACAAAATGGAAGTGATACGTTGTTATGCTATTGTTTTtcacatttattaaaatatttatatagtgatgataaaaatattgtatatgtatgcacaaaattatatcgATCTATATTTGAAGTACCAGATTTATATAAcctttttgtaaaatataattcaatACAAGAATTTTCAagacatatatttaacaattttgaacataaagatataacattaagaaataatttattatatattttatattttttaataaataaaaataattttgaaaacattatttataatatccttgcatatatatataaaaataatgatcaAGAATATTTAGacgaatatataaatgtaatattaaattatggcgaaaataatttaaaaaatttaaataatattaatctatatatttttattttattttatattttatgtctTAAAAATCATGgaacaaatattaaaatattagatCAAATACGTAAAATTAATGTACACCTTTCTACTACACACATATctacaaattttttaagttcgctttttattataacttATGGAAACTTTTTAATTAGTGCCATATTGATTAGGAAAGAAATAGAAGACAGTAGTTTATCCATTGATAGTATCGAAAATAGTGCAAAACATAATTTGTCTATCCCTTTAGTAAATGAAAAAGCAGTTAAAGAAACCAGTTCAGAAAACAAATTAGATAgttataataaagaaatacaTGAAGATAGTCCAAACTTAAGTAATAACACgattcataattttaacaATTCAGTGACGGTTGAAAAGGGAACCTTGACAAACGGTAGTATTTATAACTTAAACGAGACTATCGAAAATGAAGTCgattacttttttaataatcaTAATGAAAGTTTGGAAAAGtatgatttatttgaatatattataagtatattaaaGATGGAAGATAAAATAAGTTATAGCAAAGAAAATACAAGTAGATATactgatataaataatatgaatataaaatgttttgaatatttaataaattttataagtatatatatagaagaaacatataaagaaataaaagaatttaaaagtgatatttttttaaatatattttttttttctttatatttattttttataaaatttagtACTAGTAGTATATTATGGAATGTAaccaaaatttttattttcttttcacaatatgaaaattattctaatttatcatttttatatttatcgaAAATAGAGAGATATattgattatttaatatttaagcAAAATGATATACAAAATCTGGATAGgtctttaattttaaaacatgtATTAGCTCTTGTAAATAGTAAGCAAACTACAGACacatccattttttataattattttaatacaaaaatagaagtagaaaatatagaaacatcttttaattattcaattccatttaaatataatgattccttttttttacaaactAATAAACAAAACCCTGATCAACCATCAAATCTTCAAGCTGTCGATAAGTCTCATAAAACGTCTAAACCACCAACTACTGACAATGAATTAGATGCCTTGATAGATAAAGCTAAAAAATGTAGTACCATTTTGAGAGAAagtaatttattattccttgttcatattaataatcactttaaattatattatcatataactcaagataatattttacatatttacatCGACTGTTTTAAAGAAACgaacataaataatttcgTTTTATCTTTATCTGCAAATGTAATTGAATATAAAACGAATAGTAACGAAGGAGGGAAATTTAAATTGGTACAGAATCAAGAaagttatttttacaaGTTCAATCAAAATTACTTAGATGAAAAAGTTCAGGACATTGACCATACTCAATCGGAAGATAACCCCAATCAAAGTATagatagaaataaaaaaataacaaaaaatgaaataaaaattgcgGATAACATTACTGACAATTTAACTATGTCAATAAAGTTTTCTACACAATTGACTTACATTAAGTTAATGCTTAATTATTCATGTaatatggaaaattatgaaattcCGAATATCACGCTTCCCTACTTTCCTATGGCTCCTCTCGTTTTGTCTGTAGATGAGTTTAAGAAG GTTGACaagaaaaaaggaaaatttCGAAACATGATTCATGAAATAAGTTTAGAGATAGAGAAAGATGTTCGAGAAGTggtatttaattattttgtttttttgtctgaacatataaatatgtttttttttaatataaaaaatgcatatttaaatttgaaaaaaaataatgatatctCGGATCTTCGTATAATTTTATGCACCAAAAGGGTCGACAACCAAg ACGGCCTAATTCTActgataaatatacatcATACAAAAATTGAGTATGCCAAAGATGGCAACTCAAAGAGAGAAGACAAACTTGATGACACCACAAAGAGAGAAGACCAACTTGATCAAAGTAAAACCCATCTTATTCCTTACCAAATTGACGTTCAAatcaatttattaaattcatCACAAGAAGAAGATGACCTATTTATAGACtacttaaattattatttagcTGCtctattttcaaaaaaaattaacattgATAACTTAATTTCATAA